The DNA window GCGCCCTCGCCCCAGTGCGTGGCCACCTTCATCCAGGAGGGCTCGTTCGAGTGCCACTCGAGGATGTCGATTTCACCGGCCGCGGGCCACCCCACGCTGGAGATGTTCGCCCCCAGCGTCCAGAACGCCGGCCACATCCCGTAGCCCGAGGGCACCTTGATGCTGGCCACCAGCTTGCCGTAGCGCCGCTCCACCTTGCCCTTGGTGTGGAGGCGCCCCGAATAGAAGGAACGCGCACCCCACCCGGCACAGCGCGAGTCATTGGGCGCGTCCTGCGTGCGCTCGGCGGTGAGAATCAGCTTGCCGCCGCTCACCGTGACGTTCTGCGCGCGAGGGAACTCCAGCTCTTCCGTGCCGAAGTTGCAGTTGCCCGTCACCGGGTCGTAGTTGCTCGTCAGGACGTTCCAGTTCGCCGCATTCAGTCCCGTGCCCGTGAAGTCGTCCTGCCACGCCAGGCTCCAACCCGGTCCCGGGTCATACGCCTGCTCCTCCTGCGCCTGCTCCACCAACGGTGGCGGCGGAGACTCCACGGGCGCTTGTGCCTCACAGCCCGCGACGGACAACCCCACCACCACCCACCACGCGCCCCAACCCCCTTCGGCCCTTCGTGCCATGTGCGCCTCCTGGAATGAGTCCGAGCTGGACTTTCTAGAATTTACGACTTTGCCACTCCAGAAGGCAGCACCGCCCGCACAGCCACTGTTCTCCTTCGCTCACGCCCCCAGCGCATCCAGGTCGAAGTCGGCGGTGTCACCCACACCCGACAGCTTGTAGAGCTCCTTGAGATTCGCGTGGAAGTCCTTCGGGTCGAGCCGGAACAGCCTGAAGTCCTGTCCCTGCCGTTTGTAGTCGACCCCGCCCATCTTGAGCGTCCGCGGCTCGTCGTCGAGCGCGCCGATGTACTTCCCGCCCGAGAAGGTCCGCACCGCCGAGGTATCCAGCAGGGTGAAGGTCTGGAAGATCCACTCGCGCTGAGACAGTCCGATGAACCAGCGAATCTCCCGGAGCTTGTCGAGGTGCTGGCAGGGGTCACCCTGCTTGGTCGCGCGCGGTGACTCCAGCCATTCGTTCAGGGTCAGGAACGGCATCGCCACGTTGCAGTTGTTTTGATAGAGATAATAGTGCGAGTTCCCGTTTGTCCCCTCCGGCGGCAGGTAGAGGACATACGAGTGGCCCAGCGGCTGCGAATCCACTCTCAGCAGGTAGTGGTGGGCCTTGGAGCGGGTCTGGAGCTTGAACTTCACCAGCTCGAAGTCCGACATGACGGAAGCAGGGGCAGCCTGCCTCTGCGCCGAGATGTCTGTCTCGAAGGACTGGAGCATCATGCCGCACAGCCAGTTCGCGAGCTGGCCGCAGGTCTGCGGCAGGTAGATGGCCGGAACCGGCTCGGGATTGTCGGGGTCCTCGCAACTGTAGGGCCACATGTCATCCAGCGACTGGCGCGGATTCTCGGGTGCGGAGTCCGCCTTGGCGAGCGCCGGCGTGAGCCCCAAGGCATACAAGGCATTGAGCTGCTTGAAGCGCTCCTCCCTGCGGCTGGAGTCCGCCACGAGCTTGCGTACCCACGTATCCATGTCCATCGCAACGTGCTCCCGAAGAGGGGGGAAACACAGATTCACCTGGAGTGACACCTGTCGCCAAGTGAAACCCGCGGATGGACACAAGCCCCAAAAGAAAACGGGGGCGGCCTGACTGGCGCCCCCGCGTCCCCTCACCTCAAGTCATCCACACCCGGCCCTACTGCCGAGGCGTGTTCTCCGCGAAGTACTCGTGGCTGTCCGCGTTGTCGCGCGCGCGCCCGGGATTGGAGTTCGCCAGGCCCCTGCAAGCGTTCTGGCCGTAGGCCCAGTCATCCGTGTCCGCCACCGCCGTGAAGTGGCTCATCTCGTGAATCAGCGTGCCGGCCTTGGAGTCGGTCCCCGTCGGGGGCGCGGACCAGAAGAGGTTGCACACGTAGATGCGGTACGGCCGGCTCTTGTACACGTACGCGTAGACGTTGTCCGTGCAACCACAATCGATGATGACCGGCTTCGTATCGAAGGCACCCTTGATGGTGTTGAAGTGCGTGCGAATCTGGTTCCGGGTCGTCGCGTTGTACGGCCCGAACCACGTCTTGAAGCGCGTGTAAGGCGACGGCGGGTTGTTGAGCCAGCTCACGGAGCCGTTGGCCATCGTCTTCGCGTCGTTGAACGCCCGGGTCGCCTGGGTGGTGCGCGTCGCATTGCAGTTCGCGGTGGTCAACGCCATGGCGGAAACAGAGCCAACCTCCTCGGCCCCCGGGTCGACGAAGGGACGGCCCTCGACGAAGACACTCAGGCTCTCCGAGCTCAGTTGCGACACATCGGCCTGGCCCTCGGTGGAGTCTTGAACGCCCGCGCCGTACCGCAGGCTGTAGTTCCCCGTGCGCGCGAAGTCATAGGTGGCCGCCAGGTCCACCGTGTACGAAACACTCTCGCCCCCCGCCAGGCTCAGGTAGTCGCTCGGCTGCGGCGGGCCCCACTTGTAGTACCGCCCCTGGTACTCCACCGCGGCGCCGTCCACCGACACCGAGAACAGGTCCGACTTGAGGCCCTCCACGGGTGTGTCCCTTTTCAACAGACGCACCGTGCCCTGCGTGACGTTGGTGAGTGTCACCGTCACACTCACGCCCTCGCTCGCGGCCAAGGACTGGCGGGGAACGGACAGCGTCACTGTCACATCCCCAGCGACGGCGTCTCGCACCGTCTCCGCTTCGACAAGCACCTCGCCCGCATGCTCATCCGGTGAACCACAAGCCCCCAGCAGCGAGGCACTGACAACAACGCCCATCCACCAGTTGATGCGACCACGTGAACAAAACTGCATGTCGGACTTCCTTTCGAGGACTGCTCCGACTTCTCTGATGCCCGCCTGGATTTGAGACAAGCAATTCGAGCATTCCTCGCAAGTAAGCCGACCACCACCTCACAGTCGGAAGACGAGCACGTCCTTGTCCCCAGGGCTCATCCACACGATGGCATCAAGCGTGGGGAAGTAGATGGCCCGCCGCCGCGCGATGCCGCTCTGGAGGGTGGGAGCTGCGTTGGCGAAGGTCTTCGGGCGCAGCGTCGCGGGCGAGGTCTTCAGGTCGAGCTCCAGCCAGGTCATGCCGCTGTTGAGCTTCGTATAGACCCAGTAGATGTCCTCGGACGGCACGTAGACCATGCCATGGCCGTCGGTGGCGTGGTCCGTGTCGGGGAACGAGGCGAGCGACAGGCCCCCTTCGTAGTTCCACGTCGACCCCGACGAGAGCACCGCATGGGTCGCCACGTCGTAGCGCTGCCAGCGCCCGGGGGAGGCGTAGAACCCCGCACTGTGGGGCGGTGTGAAGAAGGTCACGATGTCGCCGTGCTGCGTGTAGGCGGCGCCACTCCAATCCCAGCTCCCCCAGGTGGAGCGCGGAGCGAGCCAGGTGTTGTCGCGCAAGTCATAGTCGGCGGCGAAGGGGCCACTGGAGCCACTGGAGCCAATCACCAGCTTCGACTCGTGGTCGAGCACCGCGATGACCTCCTCCGTGAGGGCCGTCTCATCACCGTTGGCGCGAGGGTGCGTCTTGACGGTCCACTGGTGGCTCGCGAGCGAGTACCGCCACAGCCTGCGACACGCGATGACCAGCTCGTTGCTGTCGGGGACGTAGATGAAGCCGTCGTAGACGTGCCGCGCCGTGGGATTGCCCATCGGGTTGCTCGTGGTGCGGTCCCAGAAGATTTCGTCGTAGTACCAGCGGTCGCGCTGCGCCCAGGTGCCCGCGGAGACCTCCGCGTTGTAGGCCGCGCGCGACTCGGGGCAACCCGCGAAGGTGCCGGACTCGCGATACGCCTTGCTCCAGAGGTTGGTGTCGCTGGGCATGTGCTCAATCGACCAGCGCATGAAGTCGAGGTCGAAGCGGTAGATGCCGTTGTTGCTCGAGTCGCCGTGGCCACCGCCATGGCGCCACAACCGCCGCCCGGTGAGGTCGAAGGCCGGCGCGTTCCACGCCTCCGTGACGCCGTTCCAGCCCTGGCTGCCGTAGTCCCGCCACCCGGGAATGGCGGCCTGCACCTGCGCCCCGAGCCCCTGGAGCTTCGTGTCCGCGACACTCACCCACCGGCCCCGAGGCACCAGCGCCCAGCTCGCCGCGTTCACCCGGCCGTCGCTGTCGCGCCCGGGGGTCCACACGTCGTTGCTGAAACCGCCCGCCTGAGTCCCCTGCCCCCACCCCGGAGAGACACCGGCATCACGGACACCCGCGTCGGGCACCTCTGAACCCGCGTCGCCCGAAGACCCCGCGTCAGCCGCAGAGACAGACCCCGCACAGCCCGAGAGCAGCAACAGCGCCACCAGCCATCGTGTCATGGCGAAAGTGTAGAGCGAGTGGCTGACACAAATGGGAAACAGATGCAGCGGACCTACGGGCGAGGGTGCCGAGCCTCACGAGGAGCTCGACACCCCACGCCCCACCCGCCGGAGGCAGAGACAGGTCAGAACGGGCTCGCGCAGGCCGAGTCGGGAATGACGACCTTCTCGAACTCCGTCACCCGGCCCCACCTTCCGAGCGGAATTCCACAAGAACACGTCCGGATGCCGACGAGCGTCGTCAGCGTCGCGTCGCTGTAATAGTTGTATTGGAATGTAGAGTCACAGGGGGGCGGCGCTTCGCCGTGATGCGACATGTCGACTTCCCGCGGCTCCGAGGCGGCCTCGGGGCCTCCGCAAGCCACCGCCAGGAGAGAAACCGCGAGCCCCAGACCGCGAGTCACCAGGTTGAAACGCATGGGTTCATCCTTGTCTAGCATTGGGTGAACACCCTTCAGCCGCTGTCGACGGGAGGGCGTCTCGCCAGTATGTCTCGCGCTGGTATTTCTTGAAAGTCGGCTATTCCCAACCTCGGACTCAGAAGTCCACACCCAACCCCAGATAGAGTCCGAGCAGCCCTCCCTCTCGCGCGTGTGCGGCCACGGCCCCCGCCTGGTCCAGGTAGATGCCGCGTCCTCCACCCCGGATGACCAAGGCTCCCGCATGGACCGCGAGCCCCACGGTTCCATCGAGCTGCCGGTACGGAAGGGGCGTTGCCAACACGCGCGCCTCCAGGTCGAGCGGCCCCCACATGCATGCCTCGAGCGAGAGCCCTCCAAGCGGCCCCACCCGCTCCTTGTCTGGCGCCAGCAGCGCCCCCGCGCCCGCCTCGATTCGGAACCGGGCGAACTCGGACACCCAAAGCGCATACGAGACTCGCAGCTCCGCGAGCGTCAGGCCCGAGCCCACCTGCCTTCTCCAGGGAGTCGAACGCAGAACCCGCGCCGCCACGCCTACACGGTGGAGGTCCAACCCCAGGAAAGCATCCACGGCGCCGCCCTCGCTCAGCAACAGCACCTGGGCCCCCGTCCGGAACGTCATCGGGGCCGCATGACGCGTCTGGGAATCATCGCCCGGAGGCTCCGTGTCCGCTCGCTCCTGGTGGGTCCCACTGTCCCGGAAGGCCAGGACCAGGCCCTCCATGACGGCCTCGACCACGGGCCGAAGGAGCTCGCCCACGGCGTGGTTGTCTTTCAACGCCGTGCGCGGCGCGTCCCTGGGAAGCTTCACCCGAACGGGAAGCGCCTCCACCGTCGATGCGGTGAACAGGCCGGCCAGCAATACCGCTTTCGCGACAGCCCGGGTCCTCGAAGCCATGCACCAGAGCATACCGCCCCTCTCAGTCCAGGGGCATCTCCTCCCGAATCCACCGCGTCACCGAGTCATGACGCGGCGCCCAACCCAGCTCCCGCCTCGCCCGTCGGGCACGGACCCGGCTGTTCGAGCCGAACGAGTAGCGTGCATGGCCCTCGCCCCATTCGCGCGAGGCCTCCGCCACCGTCCAGGATTGCACCGGGCCCAGCCCCAGCCTCGCCGCGATGGCCTCGCCAATCTCGGCGAACGACGCCTCGCCGTTCTCCACGAAGTAGAAGGCGCCCGCCGGGGCTCGCTCCAGGGCCAGCGCGTAGAGCGTCGCGACGTCGTCGATGTGGACATTGGACCAGCGGTTGACGCCCTTCCCCACGACGCGCACCACCCCACTCTTCCGAGCCTGCGCCACGAGCGGAGGAATCTGCACGCTGTCGCGGCTCAGCCCCTTGCCCGTCCCGTAGATCATCGTGTTGCACAGGACGACGCCGCGGGCGCCCGGGACGGCACGCACCCGGTTGTCGAGGGCGAACCGCGCCTGCTTCTCGGGCTCGACGACGAACGGGGTGTCTTCATCGAAGACCTGGGGCGACAGCGAATCCCCCTTCGCGTCGTCGCCGATGACGCTGGAGCCGCTGGTGTGAAGCAGCGGCTTGCCCGACCCCTTCACCCCCTCCAGCAGCGCGTCGATGGCCGCCTCGTGGTCGCTGCTGGCCGCGTTGATGACGCCCTCCGCGCGGCGCGCCTCCGCCGTCAGCAGGGCCGCGTCGTTCAAGTCTCCGCGCACGGGCTCGATGCCGAGCGCCAACAACTTCCCGGCCTTCGCATCGTCGCGAACCAGTCCCCGAATCTCATGTCCTTGGGCCTTCAGGTCGACGGCAAGCGAGCCACCGATAAAGCCCGTGGCACCAGTGATGAAGATTTTCATCTCGAGGTCTCCAGCAAGAGTGGGGGCCTCTGTTCGCACGGCGCCGAGGTGCCCTGGGCCTCATTCGAACGGCGCGGCGGGCCACGCGCCCAGCAATGAACACCCGCCCCCACCGGGTGTGACCTCCGGGCAACACCGCACAGCCGGGTCGAACTTTCGCCGTGGCGGAGGCACGAAGCCGCTCGGGCCTCCGTGGAACACCCGATACCTCGCATGGGCGGCACGTCATTCTTTCGCAAACAGACACGACGTCATTGACTGCCTTCAACCCGCATAGCAACACTCGACACCCATCCCAGAAAGACAGACCCAGACTTCCCCCTCACGGCCTCGCGCTACGTCCTGGACGCGGGGCTCCAGGGCTATGTCCCCACGTCCGTCATCCACTCGGTCGTCCCCGAGAATCTGGACGTGAAGCTCCAGAAGGCGGAGGTCTACACCGTCAACCACGACCCCGCCCACCGCCGTGAACTCGAGTGACGCACGCGACGTCAATGGCAACGGCCTCATCGACTGGGATGACGTCTCCAAGGCCTCCGCCAACGGCGGCCTGACGGGCCCCATACCCTGGTAGACAAACACATCCAACCCCCGCCGCGTTGCCGGACATCCTCGGGTGAATCTAGACAGCCCTTCACCTGCTGGAGGCTCCTTCTCCAGACAGGCATGAAGGAGCTGTCATGAAGCGACATGTCTTGTGGCTGACCCTCCTCGGCGTCCTGGGCATCACCAGCTTGGGCTGCGGCCCCGGGGCGCCGGATGGGTGGGAACCTCCTCCGGGCGAGACGTCGGAAGCCCTCTCCGCGGAGGAGGTCTCCTCCGAGGAAACGGGTGACGCGGAGTTCGCGCGCAACTGCATGACGACCTGCACGGGCATCACCTCCAGCGGCAGCGCCTGTGGTGTCGTGGGCTTCGGCTCCACGACGTTCCTCGGCGGCTGCCGGAAGGCGTGCCGGTTCGCGAGGAGGGACGCGGATGCGAAGGCGGCGACCTACGGCTGTCAGCTCCAACAGTGCAGCGAGTCGTGCAGCTAGTTCGCCGGTGAGCACCCGCGACGGCCCGGGGGACGGCGCTGTCCCCCCCGGGGCCGTTAACGCTTCTTCACACAGGCGCAACGCCCCCATCAGCCGGGTCAAGCAGTCTGCATCCGCCTCACTGGAGCACGAAGGTGCTCCCGACCCGAAAGCGAGATGGACATGGCGTTGGCGATGACGATGCGGGCCCCGGCCCGCGAACCCGTGGTGTTTGGATACGCGCTGGAGACCTTGCTGGCCTCGGCGATGCCGCTGTTGCCCTTCACGGGCAAGGCCCTGGAGCGGCAGGGCATCTTCGCCGGTGTCCCCCTTCACACGGCCTACCCCGCCTCCGTGTGGCCAGCGGTCATCCGCCTGCTGGCGGGCAGCACGCTGCCGCACCTGGAGCGGGAGGAGGCGGAGTACGAGCTGGGCCGCCGCTTCGCGGAGCGCTTCATCCAGACGCGCATGGGCACCGTGCTCCAGGGCTTCGCCCAGGTCGTCGGCACGGAGCAGATGCTGCTTCGCTTGTCGCGCACCCTGCGCTCCACCAACAACTTCCTCGACGTCACGCTGCGGCCCCATGGCGACGAAGGCGGCTGGGAGCTGCGGCTGCACCCCGTGCGGGAGTTCGAGCGCCACCCCCGACGCCAGGCGGACCCGCCCCACTTCGCCCGAGGGCTGCTCACCTACGCCTTCCAGCACGGCGGAGCGCCCACCGCGCGGCTGACCCTCGCCGACCATGACGAGGGCCGCGCCATCACGACATTCCACGTGAGCCTCTAGTCACCGCTCACCTGGAAGCACACCGCGCTACGGACAGCGCTCTGGCTGAAGCTCACAGTCCCAGCACATGCCGTCGATGCACTCCGTACGGCCAGGACACCAGTTGTCCGGGTGACGGCACGCCAGGCCCTGCGTCGTCTCGCCCAGGGGCTCCTCCGGCGTCCCCTCCGGGGCGCCTCCACAGCCCGCCAGCGTCAGCACCGTCATCAGGCCCAACAATCCCTTGGGGATTCCACGCATGGACTACTCCTTGTCCGGGGTTGGTTCGGCTTGCCAACTATACGAGGTTGGAGAGGTCCAGAGGGGCCGGGCCGGAAAATGGGCCGGGGAAAACAGGGGGGCCGTATCCTTTGGCGGGCCCTTTGCGTTTCCCGCCATATGACCGACCCCCTTCCAGGACTCACCCAGTCCGTGCGTGGCTCGTGGCGCGGTTTCCTCGACGTCTATGAGCCGCTGCGCCCGGAGCTCTACCGCTATTGCCGCCACCTCACGGGCTCCCCATGGGACGCGGAGGACCTGGCGCAGGAGGCCCTGGCGCGAGCGTTCGCCACCCTGGCGCGACTCATCGAGCCGCCGCCCCATCCCCGCGCGTGGTTGTTCCGCGTCGCCTCGAATCTCTGGGTCGACCAGCTCCGGCGCAGGCGCGACACCCCGGGCGCCGTGCCGGAATCCGCCACGTCCCCCGAGGCCCGAGCCCCTCGCGAGGCGATGGGGACGCTCGTCACCCTGCTGTCGCCGCAGGAGCGCGCGGCGGTGGTCCTCAAGGACGTCTTCGACCTGACCCTCGAGGAGATTGCCGAGGCGCTGTCCACGAGTGTGGGCGCCGTCAAGGCGGCGCTGCACCGCGGGCGGACGAAGCTGGTCGACGCCCCTGTGATGAAGGAGGGACTCATGATGGCGCCAGGGAAGCTCGATGCCTTCTGTGAAGCCTTCAATGCGCGGGATGTCGACCGGCTCGCGGCCATGCTGCTCGACAGCGCCACCATCGAGGTCGTCGGCGCGTCGACGGGCTATGGCCGCGAGGTCGCTCGCAAGCGCGTGCTCCCTGGGATGATGTTCGGCAGCCGCGTGCTCGCCGACCTCACCATCCCCTGCGGAGTCGAGGCCCGCTACCGCCACGGCGCGCTTCCGACCCTTCCGCGCGCGGAGGTCCGGCTCCATCGCGGCGAGCCGCTGCTGCTCTCCTGGTACGCCCACGAGGACGGAGAGGCGGTGCGCGCCGTCACGCGACTCACCTTCGACGACAGCGGCCTCGTGTCACACCTCCACAACTACTTCTACACGCCGGAGGTCATCGCCGAGGTGTGCCAGGAGCTGGGGGTTCCGTTCCGCGTCAACGGCTACTTCAGCTCCGAGTCGTGCGGGTCGGGCGGGCGCTGCGGCGACCCGAACCCGGCGGCCTGACCGGAGTCCCCGGGCGACGGCGGCGAAAAACAAACGCCGCCGTATCCTCCCGGCCCCCTGCCGCGTTCTCGCGGCATGAACTCGAACCTTGCCGCACGAATCCTCGTGGGTGTCCTGATGACAGTGATGGCCCCTGGCTGCGCCTCGACGTCCGCCCATGCTTCCACGGGGGCTGCCTCGTCCCGTGGAGCGTATGCCCAGGTCCATGGGCTCAACATGTACTACGAGGCGCACGGCCCGCCCTCGGGACGTCCGCTGGTCCTCCTTCACGGAGGCGGGTCGACGATTCACACCACCTTCGGGAAGCTGCTCCCGTTGGTGGCCAGGAACCGTCGAGTCATTGGCGTCGAGCAGCAGGCGCATGGGCACACGGCCGACATTGATCGCCCGCTGTCCTTCGAGCAGATGGCGGACGACACGGCGGCCCTGCTCCAGCAGCTCGACATCCCGGACGCGGACATCATGGGCTTCAGCAGCGGCGGAGTCGTCGCCATGCAGATGGCCTTGAGGCACCCGCGGCTCGTCCACTCGCTCATCCTGGCGTCGACCCACTCCACGCGCGACGGGTGCTATTCATACATGTGGGAGGGCTTCCCCCGCGCGACCTTGGATGCGATGCCGGCGGCGCTGCGCGAGGCCTACCTCCAGGCGTCCGGAAACCCCGAGGGACTCCAGGTCCTGTTCCAGAAGACAGTCACCATGATGATGGGCTTCAAGGACCTGGACTCGGAGGCACTGCGCAAGGTCACCGTGCCCACGCTCATCATGACCGCCGACGGAGACGTCATCCGGCCCGAGCACTCGGTCGAGTTGCTGCGGCTCTTCCCCCGCGCGCAGTTGGCGATCTTCCCGGGCGCGGTGCACGGCTCCTATATGGGTGCCGCGGAGTTCGCCGAGCACAAGCCGACAAGCCAGGTGCAGACGCTCACCGCGGTCATGATTGACGAGTTCCTGAACGAGCACCGCTGAAGAAGCAGCCCCGCCACGACTTCGTGGAGCGCGAGAGCGAGGCGGAGGCGTTCATCATCATTTCATCATGACGCTCCGGGCGCGATGACAGCCCCGGGTGACTCCCGCACACTGGCGAGCCTCGACTTCGTGGCACGAGGTTTCGCATGCGCATGCTGTTGTTCGTGACGGTCTTCTTCTGCGCCGTGGGATGTGGGGCTCACTCGCGGCAAGTCGCGCCCCTTGGAACGGAAACACCCGCGTCACCGACCTCCTCCGTCGATGACGCGGAGCTGCTGCGAGTCCAGGCGCGGGCCCACGCCATCGTGGCCTCGGAGCACGCGGCCATCGCCGCCACGGATGCCCTCCTGTCCTCCAAGGACGTGGTGGTGGACCCCGCGCGGATGCAGATGAACCTCACCGTGCCCCATGAAGGGGCCTGGTACGGCCTCTTCGGGAGGTTGGATGAAGCGGGGAACTTCATCGCAGCCGTCGCCTGGAAGGCCCCCTTGGAAGAGCCACAGTGGATGGAGCGAGTCCCCGTGGAGTCGCTCCCCACCGACTTCAGCGCTCCTGCTCGCGCCGTGGTGACCGCGAGGGGAATCACGGAGGAGATGTTTGGCCGGCCGACCGTGAACCCCGTGGTCCTGCGTGAGGACTCAGGCGAGCTCACGGTCTACACCCTTCAAGGAACACACGAACAGGACCGGCTGTACTTCGGCGGAGACCTCCGCTTCCGTTTCTCACGCGATGGCCGAAGCATCCTCGAGCAGGTGAAGCTCCACTCGAGTGTCATCACGGTCGAAATCGTGACGGAGGAGACGAAGCGCACCACGGGGAGCGTGCACAGCCATGTGCTCTTCAAGGGGCCGCAGGAAACGGAGCTGGCGTTGATGATGCTCTACCCGTCCTTGAGTCTCTTGACGGTGTTCCACGCGGATTCGGAGGTCGCGTACTTCCTGCGGCCGGACGGCAGCATCGGAATCTACGACCAGAAGACTCGACAGCTGCGGGTGCTCCAGCCGGAGGGCTCCTTCACCGTCCCGACGGAGCCGGAGGAGTAACACCTCACGGCGAGGGCCTCCCGCTACGCCCGCGAGGGATTAGGCTGGGGGGATGGCCCTTCCTCCCCATGAGTACGCCCGCTCCGCGTTGAACGCGGAGCTGCACGTGCAGGTCGCGGTGGACCGTATCGAGCTGC is part of the Myxococcus landrumus genome and encodes:
- a CDS encoding M35 family metallo-endopeptidase, translated to MQFCSRGRINWWMGVVVSASLLGACGSPDEHAGEVLVEAETVRDAVAGDVTVTLSVPRQSLAASEGVSVTVTLTNVTQGTVRLLKRDTPVEGLKSDLFSVSVDGAAVEYQGRYYKWGPPQPSDYLSLAGGESVSYTVDLAATYDFARTGNYSLRYGAGVQDSTEGQADVSQLSSESLSVFVEGRPFVDPGAEEVGSVSAMALTTANCNATRTTQATRAFNDAKTMANGSVSWLNNPPSPYTRFKTWFGPYNATTRNQIRTHFNTIKGAFDTKPVIIDCGCTDNVYAYVYKSRPYRIYVCNLFWSAPPTGTDSKAGTLIHEMSHFTAVADTDDWAYGQNACRGLANSNPGRARDNADSHEYFAENTPRQ
- a CDS encoding DUF6289 family protein, whose product is MRFNLVTRGLGLAVSLLAVACGGPEAASEPREVDMSHHGEAPPPCDSTFQYNYYSDATLTTLVGIRTCSCGIPLGRWGRVTEFEKVVIPDSACASPF
- a CDS encoding NAD-dependent epimerase/dehydratase family protein gives rise to the protein MKIFITGATGFIGGSLAVDLKAQGHEIRGLVRDDAKAGKLLALGIEPVRGDLNDAALLTAEARRAEGVINAASSDHEAAIDALLEGVKGSGKPLLHTSGSSVIGDDAKGDSLSPQVFDEDTPFVVEPEKQARFALDNRVRAVPGARGVVLCNTMIYGTGKGLSRDSVQIPPLVAQARKSGVVRVVGKGVNRWSNVHIDDVATLYALALERAPAGAFYFVENGEASFAEIGEAIAARLGLGPVQSWTVAEASREWGEGHARYSFGSNSRVRARRARRELGWAPRHDSVTRWIREEMPLD
- a CDS encoding DUF2378 family protein, whose amino-acid sequence is MALAMTMRAPAREPVVFGYALETLLASAMPLLPFTGKALERQGIFAGVPLHTAYPASVWPAVIRLLAGSTLPHLEREEAEYELGRRFAERFIQTRMGTVLQGFAQVVGTEQMLLRLSRTLRSTNNFLDVTLRPHGDEGGWELRLHPVREFERHPRRQADPPHFARGLLTYAFQHGGAPTARLTLADHDEGRAITTFHVSL
- a CDS encoding RNA polymerase sigma factor, coding for MTDPLPGLTQSVRGSWRGFLDVYEPLRPELYRYCRHLTGSPWDAEDLAQEALARAFATLARLIEPPPHPRAWLFRVASNLWVDQLRRRRDTPGAVPESATSPEARAPREAMGTLVTLLSPQERAAVVLKDVFDLTLEEIAEALSTSVGAVKAALHRGRTKLVDAPVMKEGLMMAPGKLDAFCEAFNARDVDRLAAMLLDSATIEVVGASTGYGREVARKRVLPGMMFGSRVLADLTIPCGVEARYRHGALPTLPRAEVRLHRGEPLLLSWYAHEDGEAVRAVTRLTFDDSGLVSHLHNYFYTPEVIAEVCQELGVPFRVNGYFSSESCGSGGRCGDPNPAA
- a CDS encoding alpha/beta fold hydrolase, yielding MNSNLAARILVGVLMTVMAPGCASTSAHASTGAASSRGAYAQVHGLNMYYEAHGPPSGRPLVLLHGGGSTIHTTFGKLLPLVARNRRVIGVEQQAHGHTADIDRPLSFEQMADDTAALLQQLDIPDADIMGFSSGGVVAMQMALRHPRLVHSLILASTHSTRDGCYSYMWEGFPRATLDAMPAALREAYLQASGNPEGLQVLFQKTVTMMMGFKDLDSEALRKVTVPTLIMTADGDVIRPEHSVELLRLFPRAQLAIFPGAVHGSYMGAAEFAEHKPTSQVQTLTAVMIDEFLNEHR